In Anaerolineales bacterium, the following proteins share a genomic window:
- the trpA gene encoding tryptophan synthase subunit alpha, translated as MNRIENAFKNKPIFMPYFPLGYPDLDTSIDVIEALAKNGADLIEVGLSFSDPLADGPVIQHATQVALEQGITVKKSLEAVRKLRQRGVDIPLVLMGYYNPMLAYGLENFVCDAAEAGADGFIVPDLPMEESKEFENALGKLGGRVDGGDVPPSYRDHPLIQMLAPMTPPERMEMIARNAQGFIYLVSVTGITGERKSLAEGLGELIAQVREHAKQSVPVCVGFGISTPDQAKEVGEMADGVIVGTACVRTIGGSESPVEAAREFARRFREAL; from the coding sequence ATGAATAGAATCGAAAACGCTTTCAAAAACAAACCCATCTTCATGCCCTACTTCCCGCTGGGCTACCCTGACTTGGACACATCCATTGACGTGATCGAAGCGCTAGCCAAAAACGGCGCGGACTTGATCGAGGTGGGGCTGTCCTTCTCCGATCCGCTGGCGGATGGACCTGTGATTCAGCACGCGACACAAGTTGCATTGGAGCAGGGAATCACGGTCAAGAAATCGCTCGAAGCCGTGAGGAAATTACGTCAACGCGGCGTGGACATTCCGCTCGTGTTGATGGGTTACTACAATCCCATGCTGGCATATGGATTGGAGAATTTTGTCTGTGATGCGGCGGAGGCTGGCGCGGATGGATTTATCGTCCCTGATTTGCCGATGGAAGAGTCGAAGGAATTTGAAAACGCGCTAGGCAAACTCGGTGGTCGAGTAGACGGCGGCGATGTTCCGCCGTCATATCGAGACCACCCTTTGATTCAAATGCTCGCGCCGATGACGCCTCCCGAACGAATGGAAATGATCGCCCGTAACGCGCAGGGATTTATCTATCTCGTCTCGGTGACAGGCATCACGGGCGAACGCAAGTCGCTGGCGGAGGGGCTTGGAGAGTTAATTGCTCAGGTGCGTGAGCATGCGAAGCAATCCGTGCCTGTGTGTGTGGGATTTGGAATCAGCACACCTGACCAAGCCAAAGAAGTTGGGGAGATGGCAGATGGAGTCATTGTTGGGACGGCTTGCGTTAGGACGATTGGAGGGAGTGAAAGTCCCGTTGAGGCGGCGCGGGAGTTTGCGAGGAGGTTTAGAGAGGCGTTGTAA
- a CDS encoding SHOCT domain-containing protein encodes MSQNQVEYCQLRLEETKPRVDSLTRIAYFQRYVAYQGNDIVAKSDEFVRDIEIWASEKKQNEQHQYADKVRETAYHQIFQQLINEGWEPLGTDGDGRVMSFKRTKVSQGNFIAELERLNQLKQQGVLTEEEFEIAKKKLLEK; translated from the coding sequence ATGAGCCAAAATCAAGTTGAGTATTGTCAATTGCGGCTGGAAGAAACCAAACCGAGGGTAGATAGTTTAACGCGCATAGCATATTTTCAAAGATACGTTGCATATCAAGGGAATGATATCGTTGCAAAATCGGATGAATTTGTTCGTGACATAGAAATTTGGGCATCTGAGAAAAAGCAAAATGAGCAACATCAATATGCCGATAAAGTACGAGAAACTGCTTATCACCAGATATTTCAACAATTGATAAATGAAGGCTGGGAACCATTGGGCACTGATGGTGATGGCAGAGTCATGTCTTTCAAAAGAACCAAGGTATCCCAAGGCAATTTCATTGCGGAGTTGGAACGACTAAATCAACTAAAACAGCAAGGCGTACTGACCGAAGAAGAATTCGAAATTGCAAAGAAAAAACTTTTGGAAAAGTAG
- the trpB gene encoding tryptophan synthase subunit beta: protein MTTTLLPTKFGNYGGQFVPETLMPALIELEEAFVSARADAAFQNEFNKLMASFVGRPTPLTHAKRLSEKLGGAQIYLKREDLAHTGAHKINNALGQALLVKRMGKRRVVAETGAGQHGVASATASALLGLECVVYMGSVDIARQEPNVFRMKLLGAEVRPVESGTKTLKDAINEAIRDWVTNVRDTHYLLGSALGPHPYPTMVREFQSVIGREAREQMMMEVGRLPDTVIACVGGGSNAIGVFSGFVDDEQVELIGVEAGGSGIESGKHAARFGDPSRGRIGVIHGTRTYVLQDEDGQIAETHSVSAGLDYAAIGPEHALLRDTERAFYTSATDAEALSAFQTLCHTEGIIPALESSHAVAEVIKRAPRMRKDQVILVNLSGRGDKDLNTVMKELGEVEK from the coding sequence ATGACAACAACATTGTTACCAACAAAATTTGGAAATTACGGCGGACAGTTCGTGCCCGAAACGTTGATGCCCGCGTTGATCGAGTTGGAAGAGGCGTTCGTGTCGGCGCGGGCAGACGCGGCGTTCCAAAACGAGTTCAACAAATTGATGGCGTCGTTTGTCGGGCGACCCACGCCGTTGACACACGCAAAACGACTCTCGGAAAAATTGGGCGGCGCGCAAATTTATTTGAAGCGCGAAGATTTGGCGCACACGGGCGCGCACAAGATCAACAACGCGTTGGGGCAGGCGTTGTTGGTGAAGCGGATGGGGAAGCGGCGCGTCGTCGCCGAGACGGGAGCGGGTCAACACGGCGTCGCCTCTGCCACCGCCTCAGCCTTGCTCGGACTCGAATGTGTCGTGTACATGGGTTCGGTGGACATCGCGCGGCAAGAGCCGAATGTGTTTCGGATGAAACTGCTCGGCGCGGAGGTGCGACCCGTTGAGTCGGGGACGAAGACGTTGAAAGACGCGATCAACGAAGCGATACGCGATTGGGTGACGAACGTGCGTGACACGCATTATCTGCTTGGCTCGGCGCTGGGACCGCATCCGTACCCGACGATGGTGCGTGAGTTTCAATCGGTGATCGGGCGGGAAGCGCGAGAGCAGATGATGATGGAAGTGGGGCGCTTGCCCGATACGGTCATTGCGTGTGTGGGCGGCGGCTCGAACGCCATCGGCGTCTTCAGCGGATTCGTGGACGATGAACAAGTTGAGTTGATCGGCGTCGAAGCGGGCGGAAGCGGAATCGAATCTGGCAAACACGCGGCGCGCTTTGGCGATCCATCGAGGGGACGAATCGGCGTCATTCACGGAACTCGCACTTATGTTTTGCAGGATGAAGACGGTCAAATTGCGGAGACTCATTCCGTCTCGGCGGGACTGGATTACGCGGCGATCGGTCCCGAACACGCATTATTGCGCGACACCGAACGCGCTTTTTACACGTCCGCAACAGATGCGGAAGCGTTGAGCGCCTTCCAAACCTTGTGCCACACGGAGGGAATCATCCCCGCATTGGAGTCGTCCCATGCGGTGGCGGAGGTCATCAAGCGCGCGCCGAGGATGAGGAAGGATCAGGTGATTCTAGTGAATTTGTCGGGGAGAGGCGATAAGGATTTGAATACGGTGATGAAAGAACTTGGAGAAGTAGAGAAGTAG
- a CDS encoding phosphoribosylanthranilate isomerase, producing MTIIKICGIKTLTDALAAIDAGADYLGFNFYPKGVRFIEKETCAEITSVLRRKHPHIKLVGVFVNSSVDEIKDIMKTCSLDLAQLHGDETVDVLSQLDGKAFKAFRGIPESVNGFVREDAPALLIDASVKGVYGGSGVTADWDGAAELAKKYPLLLAGGLTPENVAAAIRRVKPWGVDVASGVESAPSRKDAGKMSEFVKAVRVAESK from the coding sequence ATGACCATCATAAAAATCTGCGGAATCAAAACATTGACAGACGCCCTCGCCGCCATTGATGCGGGCGCGGATTATTTGGGATTCAATTTCTATCCCAAGGGCGTGCGGTTTATCGAAAAGGAAACCTGCGCTGAGATCACATCGGTTTTGAGGAGGAAACATCCGCACATCAAATTGGTCGGTGTGTTTGTGAATTCGTCAGTGGATGAAATCAAAGACATCATGAAAACTTGCTCATTGGATTTGGCGCAATTACATGGCGATGAAACAGTCGATGTATTGAGTCAACTGGATGGCAAAGCCTTCAAAGCGTTTCGTGGAATTCCTGAAAGTGTAAATGGATTCGTAAGAGAGGATGCTCCCGCATTATTGATCGATGCTTCTGTCAAAGGCGTGTACGGCGGAAGCGGAGTCACTGCCGATTGGGATGGCGCGGCGGAGTTGGCGAAAAAATATCCGCTGTTGCTGGCGGGCGGGTTGACGCCAGAGAATGTCGCGGCGGCGATTCGCCGAGTCAAGCCCTGGGGCGTGGATGTGGCGTCGGGTGTTGAGTCAGCTCCCAGTCGGAAAGATGCGGGGAAGATGTCCGAGTTTGTAAAAGCTGTGAGAGTCGCGGAATCCAAATAG
- the trpC gene encoding indole-3-glycerol phosphate synthase TrpC → MNILAEIIEHKNLEIAALDASALRRLADSSPPPRDFLAAIRPPLPTGEGLGVRETAGEGSGVRERRRFFPRPSLIAELKRASPSKGLLAPRLDLFQVADLYAQNGATAISVLTDEKFFMGQLETLRELRTRNLKPDTSHLIPLLRKDFILHESQLYESRANGADAILLIAAALTDDKLFADLHACALSLGLTALVEVHDEAETERALKIPNIQLIGINNRNLATFDVTLETTERLRPMIPPEIAIVAESGIFTASDVERLAKANVDAILVGEALITADDIGAKVRELVGTGLAPVRSAHAANQGDRDGRPYETI, encoded by the coding sequence ATGAACATTCTCGCCGAGATCATCGAACACAAAAATCTGGAGATAGCGGCGCTCGACGCCTCAGCCTTACGCCGCCTCGCCGACTCTTCTCCTCCGCCTCGAGATTTTCTCGCTGCTATTCGTCCCCCTCTCCCCACGGGAGAGGGGCTAGGGGTGAGGGAAACTGCGGGAGAGGGGTCGGGGGTGAGGGAGCGCCGCCGCTTCTTTCCCCGCCCCAGCCTGATCGCCGAACTCAAGCGCGCCTCCCCCTCGAAAGGACTCCTCGCCCCGCGCCTCGACCTCTTCCAAGTGGCAGACCTCTACGCCCAAAACGGCGCGACTGCCATCTCCGTCCTCACCGACGAAAAGTTTTTCATGGGTCAACTTGAAACTCTGCGAGAACTCCGCACTCGTAACCTGAAACCTGACACCTCGCACCTGATACCTCTTCTTCGCAAAGACTTCATCCTCCACGAATCCCAACTCTACGAATCCCGCGCCAACGGCGCCGACGCCATCCTCCTCATCGCCGCCGCGTTGACAGACGACAAACTCTTCGCCGACTTACACGCTTGCGCCTTGAGTTTAGGCTTGACCGCCTTGGTCGAAGTCCACGATGAAGCCGAGACCGAACGCGCTCTCAAAATTCCGAACATCCAACTCATCGGCATCAACAACCGCAACCTTGCCACCTTCGACGTGACCCTCGAAACGACAGAACGCCTCCGCCCGATGATTCCCCCCGAAATCGCCATCGTCGCCGAAAGCGGAATCTTCACCGCCAGCGATGTTGAACGATTAGCAAAAGCAAACGTGGACGCGATTCTTGTGGGTGAAGCGTTGATCACGGCAGATGATATTGGTGCGAAGGTCCGTGAACTCGTAGGGACTGGGCTTGCCCCTGTCCGCTCTGCACATGCCGCCAACCAGGGCGACCGCGATGGTCGCCCCTACGAAACAATATGA